CCGCCGCCAGCCCCCAAGGACAAGGATTTTCAGTCCTGCTCACATGGTCTTCCTTCTATCCATTCAAGTTCGTCATCGGTTAGGTTCATGACGATACTGAACACGGTGTCGATATTTTCGCGTTCGGATTGTCCTGGTTGGCTGTGACGGCAGATGGATTCTGGAAAATGATCATGGTTAGCGAGTATTTGGAACAAATCATCTTTGGTAATTGTGCTGCCATCCAGTTGTCCCAATAGGCTGTTTACAGTTGTAAGACGGGTAAAAGAGTTTGCTGTCGCGTTTTCAATAATTTGCTTTTTCAACCCAGGGGAACAGATGTGGTTAGTATGGGTTACTATTCCGTTCTCTGCTTCAATTTTTCCAGTGTGTACTGGTGACACTTCCATTCCTATCGCTTCGCCGGATCCTGAGGCGATTAGGAAATGGGCCGCCGATGCCATTTGATTATGATCGATTTTCGTGATTGCTTCTTCCATTGAATGGGATTCGAGAACAGCCCGTAATCCCAGGTGAATTGGAACTTTAGGCTGCCACGTATCGGTTACTAATGCATTGAGGCAGACGCCCATCCCAGCACTGTTCCTGCCAATTTTTCCGATGATGCCGGCTTCCGTTACCATTTGGATGGCTGGCACCCCTTGTTGTTCAATCGTTAGCTCAACTAATGCATCCAGTTGTGTGCCTTTCCAGTCCCAATTTTGG
This Virgibacillus phasianinus DNA region includes the following protein-coding sequences:
- a CDS encoding C45 family autoproteolytic acyltransferase/hydolase; the protein is MSKNTQGHEGQVPRPANQILQLCGSSSEIGRNHGEQARDKVHTTLQTYERMFHDYSNMSWKESKEKALLHEKAIEQYNSNYLEEMNGIAKGSGVDYEDILAINARSEIALITGPDGCTSFAITNPKSEKTWLAQNWDWKGTQLDALVELTIEQQGVPAIQMVTEAGIIGKIGRNSAGMGVCLNALVTDTWQPKVPIHLGLRAVLESHSMEEAITKIDHNQMASAAHFLIASGSGEAIGMEVSPVHTGKIEAENGIVTHTNHICSPGLKKQIIENATANSFTRLTTVNSLLGQLDGSTITKDDLFQILANHDHFPESICRHSQPGQSERENIDTVFSIVMNLTDDELEWIEGRPCEQD